The genomic window ACCCGTCGACCATGGCGGACTGCTCGAGCTCCTGCGGCATCTGGCGGAAGAAGCTCGTCAGGTTCCACACCGCGAGGGGCAGCGAGAAGGACAGGTCCGGGATGATCATCGCCTGGTAGGTGTTGATCCATCCCCAGGCCGAGAAGTTCTTCAGCAACGGCACGATGATGGCGACGAGCGGGAACATCGAGGTCGCCAGCACGACGACCAGCAGGAAGCCCTTCCCGCGGAAGTCGAGGCGGGCCAGCGCGTAGGACGCGAAGGTCGCGATCGCCAGCGCCACGATCGTCACGATGACCGACACGATGAGCGAGTTGGCGAGGCCCTGCGTGAAGTTGTTCGTCGAGGAGAAGACGGCCCGGTAGTTCTCCAGCGAGGGGTGCTGGGGCCACCAGGTGTTGTCGAAGATCTCGGTGTCCGGCCGCAGCGACGAGACGATCATCCAGTAGAAGGGCGCCAGGCAGTAGATGACGATGAGGAGGATGCCGAAGGTCGGCAGGACGCTCCCCCAGGAGGTCCGCTTCGTACGTCGGACGGCGGGGACGGCGGCGGTGCTCATGCCCGGCTCCTCTCAGTGGCGTCAGCAGCGCCGACGGCGACGGGCTGGCGCTCCTTGCTCCGACGGGGCAGGAAGGCCGAGGCGGGCAGCTTGTGGTTGTCGCCCTTGCGCTTCGGCCTCTTCTCGGTGGACGCACCGAGGTCAGCCCCGGTGACCTTGACGAAGGCGTAGGCGAAGATGAAGACGTAGAGGAAGAGGATGAGGGCGTAGGCCGCCGCGGAGCCGTAGCGCAGGTTGGAGGCCTCGTCCTGGACGAGCATCGAGATGGTCTCGACGGAGGACTTGCGCGGCCCGACGAGGATGTAGGGCAGGTCGAACATGCGCAGGGCGTCGAGCGTGCGGAAGAGGATGGCCACGACGAGCGCCGGCTTGACCAGCGGCAGCGTGATGCGGGCGAAGCGGCGCCACGCGTTGGCGCCGTCGATCTTGGCGGCCTCGTAGACCTCATCAGGGATGACCTGCAGGCCGGCGAGCGTGAGCAGGCCGATGTAGGGGGCGGTCTTCCAGACGTCAGCGATGATGATGGCCATCTTGGCGCTCGCGTTGCCGGAAGCCCACATGATGTGCTCGCCGAGGATCGCGTTGGCGACGCCGTTCTGGTTGAAGATCCAGCCCCACAGGATCCCGGAGACGGCGGTCGGGATGGCCCAGGGCACGAGGATGGCGGCGCGGACCACGCCGCGGCCGCGCATGGCCTTGTGCATGATGAGGGCCATCGCCACGCCGAGGATCGTCTCAAGGACCACGGTCACGACACCGAAGAGCGTGGTGTTCCAGAACGCGTTCCAGAAGCGGTCACCCGCCCCGTTGAAGATGTTCGCGAAGTTCTGGAGGCCGACGAAGGGCTCGGTGTCGGAGACGAATCCGGTGGTCGGGTCGAGCCCGGCCTTGCCGTAGAGCGACTGGTTGAGTGACTGGAAGACGGGGACGATGATGACGATCGTCAGGACGAGGACGGTGGGCGTCAGCAGGATCCATGCCAGGCGCGACTGCGCCTTGCTCGCCTTGGAGCGGTGCCTGCTGATGTCCGGGGTCGTGCTCGCCCTACTGCCGCGGGTGGTCATGTGAGGGGTCCTTCGGACGGCTGTGGGGAAGTGCGCTCCGTCGCGCACGGTTGCGGAGCGCCGGCGCGGGGTCCGTACGACGACGGGCCCCGCGCCGGTGTCCGGGTCAGGAGGCGAGCGCCTTCAGCGAGCTCTCGAGGGCCTCGATGGCCGCCTTCGGCTCGGTCTTCTGCTGGAGGGCCGGGTAGAGGGCGTCCTGGATCGCCGCGGTCACGTCGCCGTAGTTGACGGCGCGCGGGCGCCCCTTGGCGGAGTCGAGCGACTCCTTCAGCGTCGGCAGGTACGGGAACTTCTCCAGCATGTCCTTGTCCTCGTACAGCGAGCCGAGGATCGGGGCCAGGGTCTGGGTGTCCAGCGCGTACTTCTCCGACTCAGAGTTCGTCCACCACTTGACGAACTTGAGAGCAGTGGCCTTGTTCTTGGAGTAGGTCGAGATGCCGCAGTTGTGGCCGCCGAGCGTCGGGACGAACTTCTTGCCGTCCAGGGTGGGCAGCGGTGCGACGTCGAACTTGTCGGTGCCGAGCTTCTCGAGGTCGTTGGCGTACTCGTAGGGCCACTGGCGGTAGAAGAGCAGGTTGCCGGCCTCGAAGGCGTTGCGGCCGTCCTCCTCCTTCCACTCCAGGGACTCCTGCGGGATGTAGCCGTCCTTGAAGCCGTCGACGAGGAGCTGCAGGCCCGCGATCGCCTCCGGGGAGTTGATCGTGACGTTGTTCTCGTCGTCGTAGAAGGAGCCACCCGCGGTGTTGATGAACTCACCGACGCAGCACGTCAGGCCCTCGTACTTGGCGAACTGCGCTCCGAAGCCGCCGATGCCCTCGTGGCCGGAGACCTTGCGCACGGCGTCGATGGCGGACTTGACCTCGTCCCAGGTGGTGGGGACGTCGACACCGGCCTCCTCCAGGAAGTCCTTGCGGTAGTACATGATCGACGAGTCCGTCGCGAAAGGCATCGCGTAGAGCCTGTCCATGTACTTACCGGTGTTCAGAACCGCCGGGATGACGTCGTCCGTGACGAGCTCATCCTCAGGCAGCTGCATGATCCACTGGTTCGCCGCGAACTCGCTCGACCACACGTGGTCGACGCTGATGACGTCGTAGGCGTCGGACTTGGTCTGCGCGTTGTTGACGAAGGACTCGCGCTGCTGGTCCGCCTCGGCGGAGAGCTCAATGAGGGTGACCTTCTCGTCCGGATAGAGCTTGTTCCACTCGTCGATGCGCTTCTGAACCATCCCGCCCGAGTTGTCCTTGCCCTGGACCCAGGTGATCGGACCGGTGCCCTCGAAGCTCGCCGACGACACCGCCGTCGCACCCGCCGAGGACGAGGACCCGGACTTGTTCGAACAGGCGGCGACGGCGGCCAGCGCGGCGATAGCCGCGGAGCCCCCGATGAACTGCCGACGGGGAAGAGTTGCCATGGTGTTTCCTCCTTGAAACAGCACTCCGCGGTCGGGACGCGTGGGGATGGGGTCCCTGTCGACGCGCGTCGACGACCGATACGACGACGGTAGCCCCGCACCTCTCGCAGACGTGAGACACACCTCTCATCGTTATCATTTCGTAATATTTCAAGTTCTCTAATACCGCACGCCACATCGAAGCCCCACGAACCGACCTCCTGGACTATTACTCTTGGGGAGACCGGAACGCTCCTCGCGAGCGCCGGCCGCCCCAGTGCACCGTCAATGGAGAGGCAGCCATGACCGTCGAGAACCCCGTCGCCCAGGGATCCACCACGGCCGTCGGAGAAGACCGCTGGGTCGAGCCCGAGCTCGCCCGTCTCGCCCGACGGGCCGCGGCCGAGGGGACGGTCCTCCTCGCCAACGACGGCGCGCTCCCCCTGCCCGCCGACGAGCCCGTCGCCGTCTTCGGCCGCGTCCAGCTCGACTGGTTCGCCGTCGGCTACGGCTCGGGCGGCGACGTCAACGCCGCCTACGAGCACATCCTCCTCGACTGCCTGGTCGAGCGCGGGGTCCCCGTCGACGCCGAGCTGGCCGCCGTCTACCGCGAGTGGTGCGCCGCCAACTCGCCCGAGCAGGGAGAGTGGGGGAACTGGCCCCGCTACTACGAGGAGATGCCGCTCGAGGACTCCCTCGTCGACGCCGTCGCCTCCCGGGCCCGCCGCGCCGTCGTCGTCATCGGCCGCGCCGCCGGCGAGGACCGAGAGAACGTCCTCGAGCCGGGCTCCTACTACCTCACCGACGCCGAGGAGCGTCTGCTGGCGCAGGTGACGAGCCGCTTCGAGACCGTCACCGCGATCGTCTGCTCCGGCAACGTCATGGACCTGTCCTGGGCGGAGGGCAGGGTCGACGCTCTGCTCATGGCGTGGCCCGGCGGTATGGAGGGCGCCCCCGCCGTCGCCGACGTCCTCATCGGCGCCGTCGAGCCCGGCGGCCGCCTCACCGACACCATCGCCCGCCGCTACGAGGACTACCCCTCCTCCGAGCACTTCGGCGGCAAGGACTTCAACGAGTACGCCGAGGACGTCCTCGTCGGCTACCGCTACTTCGAGACGCTCGCGAAGGACACCGTCCTCTTCCCCTTCGGCCACGGCCTGGGCTACACCACGGTCGACCTCGCACCCGGTGAGCTCGTCGTCGAGCGCACCGGCGGCCCGACCGGGGGCACCGCGCGCGTCGCCGTCACCGCGACCAACACGGGCGAGCGCCCCGGCTCCACGGTCGTCCAGGTCTACGCCGGCGCCCCGCAGGCACCGGCCCTCGCCACCCCTGCGCGGAGGCTGGTCGCCTACCAGCGCACCGAGGAGCTCGCCCCCGGCGCCGCCCAGGAGCTCACGCTCGCCTTCCCGATGGACCGGCTCGCCTCCTTCGACGACTCCGGCGCCACCGGGCACCGCAACGACTGGGTCCTCGAGGCCGGGGCCCACGAGGTCCTCGTCGGCTCCTCCGTCCGCGAGACCACGAGCGCCGGGACGGTCGATGTCGACGACGCCGTCGTCCTCGAGCAGCTCGAGGAGGCCCTCGCCCCCGACCCGGCGCACCCCTTCCAGCGCATGACGCTCACCACCGGGGCCGACGGCTGCCCGGCCCTCGCCTGGGAGGACGTGCCCACCTCCACC from Actinomyces radicidentis includes these protein-coding regions:
- a CDS encoding carbohydrate ABC transporter permease, with amino-acid sequence MSTAAVPAVRRTKRTSWGSVLPTFGILLIVIYCLAPFYWMIVSSLRPDTEIFDNTWWPQHPSLENYRAVFSSTNNFTQGLANSLIVSVIVTIVALAIATFASYALARLDFRGKGFLLVVVLATSMFPLVAIIVPLLKNFSAWGWINTYQAMIIPDLSFSLPLAVWNLTSFFRQMPQELEQSAMVDGCTPGQAFRKVILPLAAPGIFTTAIIIFIGAWNEFLVAVTMINDPSMQPATVLLSKFTGASQFNTPFGSQMAAGVIMTLPLVLMVLLFQRRIVAGLAAGGVKQ
- a CDS encoding carbohydrate ABC transporter permease, encoding MTTRGSRASTTPDISRHRSKASKAQSRLAWILLTPTVLVLTIVIIVPVFQSLNQSLYGKAGLDPTTGFVSDTEPFVGLQNFANIFNGAGDRFWNAFWNTTLFGVVTVVLETILGVAMALIMHKAMRGRGVVRAAILVPWAIPTAVSGILWGWIFNQNGVANAILGEHIMWASGNASAKMAIIIADVWKTAPYIGLLTLAGLQVIPDEVYEAAKIDGANAWRRFARITLPLVKPALVVAILFRTLDALRMFDLPYILVGPRKSSVETISMLVQDEASNLRYGSAAAYALILFLYVFIFAYAFVKVTGADLGASTEKRPKRKGDNHKLPASAFLPRRSKERQPVAVGAADATERSRA
- a CDS encoding ABC transporter substrate-binding protein, encoding MATLPRRQFIGGSAAIAALAAVAACSNKSGSSSSAGATAVSSASFEGTGPITWVQGKDNSGGMVQKRIDEWNKLYPDEKVTLIELSAEADQQRESFVNNAQTKSDAYDVISVDHVWSSEFAANQWIMQLPEDELVTDDVIPAVLNTGKYMDRLYAMPFATDSSIMYYRKDFLEEAGVDVPTTWDEVKSAIDAVRKVSGHEGIGGFGAQFAKYEGLTCCVGEFINTAGGSFYDDENNVTINSPEAIAGLQLLVDGFKDGYIPQESLEWKEEDGRNAFEAGNLLFYRQWPYEYANDLEKLGTDKFDVAPLPTLDGKKFVPTLGGHNCGISTYSKNKATALKFVKWWTNSESEKYALDTQTLAPILGSLYEDKDMLEKFPYLPTLKESLDSAKGRPRAVNYGDVTAAIQDALYPALQQKTEPKAAIEALESSLKALAS
- a CDS encoding glycoside hydrolase family 3 protein, whose translation is MTVENPVAQGSTTAVGEDRWVEPELARLARRAAAEGTVLLANDGALPLPADEPVAVFGRVQLDWFAVGYGSGGDVNAAYEHILLDCLVERGVPVDAELAAVYREWCAANSPEQGEWGNWPRYYEEMPLEDSLVDAVASRARRAVVVIGRAAGEDRENVLEPGSYYLTDAEERLLAQVTSRFETVTAIVCSGNVMDLSWAEGRVDALLMAWPGGMEGAPAVADVLIGAVEPGGRLTDTIARRYEDYPSSEHFGGKDFNEYAEDVLVGYRYFETLAKDTVLFPFGHGLGYTTVDLAPGELVVERTGGPTGGTARVAVTATNTGERPGSTVVQVYAGAPQAPALATPARRLVAYQRTEELAPGAAQELTLAFPMDRLASFDDSGATGHRNDWVLEAGAHEVLVGSSVRETTSAGTVDVDDAVVLEQLEEALAPDPAHPFQRMTLTTGADGCPALAWEDVPTSTVDLRERIVSRLPRAIETDAPADGSTLTLQDVAADRAELDAFIAQLSPAELADLTFGDVIMDSPLGVPGNAGAFGGVTKALRDRGIPAVTTTDGPSGIRVSAYASLLPCGTALASTWDPALLTELARHHGAEMIRKGSDVLLAPGMNIHRDPLCGRNFEYYSEDPLVAGLTAAAVVTGIQANGVSACPKHLVANNQETNRIHNDSRISQRALREIYLRGFRLCVELAAPLNIMTSYNKVNGQWSHYNYDLVTTILRGEWGYQGNVITDWWMRYAPDPLFPALADSATRVRAGVDVLMPGAPSWSGTHAEGHDSSELEALDADDASGEHLTLGELQRSVRNVLRMLLASGKVEDYVPTEPEWREPVVH